The following are from one region of the Osmerus mordax isolate fOsmMor3 chromosome 1, fOsmMor3.pri, whole genome shotgun sequence genome:
- the rab7a gene encoding ras-related protein Rab-7a: MTSRKKVLLKVIILGDSGVGKTSLMNQYVNKKFSNQYKATIGADFLTKEVMVDDRLVTMQIWDTAGQERFQSLGVAFYRGADCCVLVFDVTAPNTFKTLDSWRDEFLIQASPRDPENFPFVVLGNKIDLENRQVTTKRAQAWCQSKNNIPYFETSAKEAINVEQAFQTIARNALKQETEVELYNEFPEPIKLDRNERAKPSAETCSC, from the exons ATGACATCTAGGAAGAAAGTCCTTCTTAAAGTCATCATCCTTGGAGACTCTGG AGTTGGTAAGACCTCATTGATGAACCAGTATGTAAATAAGAAGTTCAGTAACCAGTACAAAGCCACAATAGGAGCTGATTTCCTCACGAAAGAAGTGATGGTGGATGACAGACTTGTCACAATGCAG ATCTGGGATACAGCAGGGCAGGAGAGGTTCCAGTCACTGGGGGTAGCGTTCTACCGTGGGGCTGACTGCTGTGTGCTGGTGTTTGATGTGACGGCTCCAAACACCTTCAAGACCTTAGACAGCTGGAGAGATGAGTTCCTGATCCAGGCCAGTCCCAGAGACCCAGAGAACTTCCCCTTTGTGGTACTAGGCAACAAAATCGACCTGGAGAATAGACAG GTAACAACCAAACGAGCACAGGCCTGGTGTCAGAGCAAGAACAACATCCCTTACTTTGAGACCAGTGCCAAAGAGGCCATCAATGTGGAACAAGCTTTTCAGACTATTGCGCGCAACGCTCTGAAACAG GAAACTGAAGTGGAATTGTATAATGAGTTTCCTGAACCAATTAAGCTGGACAGGAACGAGCGAGCCAAGCCATCTGCAGAGACCTGCAGCTGCTGA
- the abhd14a gene encoding protein ABHD14A: MNFLRNRLVVLGLVLVATVLLYLLLPSIRQGSMEPSLDVQRMGLAVASPPPPPSINVSIRTGHLPGDPPLFFREALPMDVSGRQILPRLQIVLLHGQAFSSKTWEELGTLALLASNGYQALAMDLPGFGNSPDSDAVKTDQNRVDLLWKFMEALGVRTAVLLSPSMSGHYSIPFLMKHSTQLHGFIPIAPVGTRSYTPEQYQGIQTPTLIVFGALDTNLGAQSHKNLIQLPNHSVLKLEGARHACYMDKPREFHQALLDFLSKLE, translated from the exons ATGAATTTCCTGCGTAATCGTCTTGTTGTGCTCGGGCTGGTGTTAGTGGCTACGGTGTTGCTGTACCTGCTGCTGCCATCTATCCGACAGGGCAGCATGGAACCCTCCCTTGATGTCCAAAGAATGGGGCTTGCGgtcgcctctccccctcctccgccatCTATCAATGTGTCCATTCGCACAGGGCATTTACCTGGGGACCCCCCACTATTCTTTCGGGAAGCTTTGCCCATGGATGTATCTGGTAGGCAGATTCTTCCAAG GCTACAAATTGTCCTTCTTCATGGCCAGGCCTTCTCCTCTAAAACCTGGGAAGAACTTGGAACGCTTGCCTTGTTGGCCTCTAATGGATATCAAGCGTTGGCAATGGACCTTCCAG GATTTGGAAATTCACCGGATTCTGATGCTGTTAAGACTGATCAGAATCGGGTGGATCTTCTCTGGAAGTTTATGGAGGCACTGGGTGTTAGAACAGCAGTGCTGCTGAGTCCTTCTATGAGTGGACACTACTCAATACCCTTCCTCATGAAGCACAGCACGCAGCTGCATGGCTTCATACCCATTGCACCTGTAGGAACACGTAGTTATACTCCTGAACAGTACCAGGGCATCCAG ACTCCTACTCTGATTGTATTTGGGGCGCTTGACACCAATCTAGGGGCCCAGTCCCACAAGAATCTTATTCAGCTCCCAAATCACTCTGTGCTCAAGCTAGAGGGCGCACGCCATGCCTGCTACATGGACAAGCCTCGTGAGTTCCACCAAGCACTGTTGGACTTTCTTAGCAAATTGGAATAA
- the hmces gene encoding abasic site processing protein HMCES, translated as MCGRTACTLAPDEVCRASRYRDRAGQRRQPRWKDGDSDKYRPSYNKSPQSMSPVLLSLRHFDKNAPVDECVLAAMRWGLVPSWFKESDPRKMQYNTNNCRSDTLLEKKSYKDPLLKGQRCVILADGFYEWRRQEKDKQPFFIYFPQVHKQEKTEEPEALLKENTLCSLEEDQEWTGWKVLTIAGLFDCWMPPGGGDPLYTYTIITVDASPNLQCIHDRMPAILDGEEEIRRWLDYGEVKSLEALHLLQSKNTLTYHCVSSLVNNSRNNSPECLQPVDPQIKKEPKPTASSKMMMSWLKGSKSSKRKEPDSEETKEEEHMGAHNLPIKTSPEKKTKPAGSLQQWLQGAGKKPRTN; from the exons ATGTGCGGAAGGACCGCATGCACCCTAGCGCCAGACGAAGTTTGTCGTGCCTCTCGCTACCGAGACCGAGCGGGGCAACGTCGACAACCGAGATGGAAGGATGGGGATTCTGACAAATACCGACCCTCCTACAACAAAAGTCCTCAGTCCATGAGTCCCGTCTTGCTATCCCTGAGACATTTTGATAAG aaTGCCCCAGTTGACGAGTGTGTGCTGGCAGCAATGCGTTGGGGCCTGGTTCCCTCCTGGTTCAAAGAAAGTGACCCAAGAAAGATGCAATACAATACTAACAACTGCCGCAGTGATACATTGCTAGAGAAGAAGTCGTACAAG GATCCCCTGTTGAAAGGGCAGCGGTGTGTCATTCTGGCCGATGGCTTTTATGaatggaggagacaggagaaagaCAAGCAGCCGTTCTTTATatattttccacaggtacacaagCAGGAGAAAACCGAGGAGCCGGAGGCCCTTCTAAAGGAGAATACACTGTGCTCTCTAGAG GAAGACCAAGAGTGGACAGGGTGGAAGGTTCTAACCATTGCTGGGTTGTTTGACTGCTGGATGCCCCCAGGTGGTGGAGATCCTCTCTACACCTACACTATCATCACTGTAGATGCATCCCCTAACCTGCAGTGCATTCATGACCG GATGCCCGCTATtttggatggagaggaggagattagaAGATGGCTGGATTACGGTGAGGTGAAGTCATTAGAAGCCCTTCACCTGCTTCAGTCTAAAAACACTTTGACCTATCATTGTGTCTCGTCATTGGTGAACAACTCACGCAACAACTCTCCTGAGTGCCTGCAACCTGTGGATCCTCAGATTAAGAAG GAGCCCAAGCCCACAGCCAGCAGTAAAATGATGATGAGCTGGCTGAAGGGTAGCAAATCCTCCAAGAGGAAGGAGCCAGACTCTGAGGAGACCAAAGAGGAGGAGCATATGGGAGCTCATAACCTCCCTATAAAGACCAGTCCAGAGAAGAAGACCAAGCCTGCAGGGTCCCTCCAGCAGTGGCTGCAGGGAGCTGGCAAGAAGCCACGGACTAACTGA
- the LOC136941970 gene encoding hyaluronidase-2-like yields the protein MVMGVALYPFSALVGLLPWLLLAILAPWNVLLAEELKPTTWPLFPQKPVLLAWNAPTEDCGPRHGVHFPLEQFQIVASPNEGFVRQNLTIFYKDRLGLYPYYNLDGTPVNGGLPQAASLTEHHEKMPEGVQKYIRETSAKGLAVIDWEEWRPLWIRNWDVKDVYRNRSRQLVAQKNPDWLPEQVGRVGQQEFELSARRFMLETLRLAKSLRPNQLWGFYLFPDCYNHDYRSGLLNYTGRCPDVEMGRNDQLTWLWTESTALFPSVYLSTMLRSTTFGRQFVRNRVKEGMRLASVGDGLARPVFVYTRPTYSNEPTRLTETDLVSTIGESVALGAAGVIFWGDSTYTRSKASCSSLNEYLGGPLGRYLLNVSTAAGLCSQKLCGYHGRCLRKHSESDVYLHLNPLSHTISSQGSSLRVTGQLGPEELGLYRTHFQCQCYSGYRGKGCAQKEQGQNGASPILTVWSLTLIIPLGLLTLLH from the exons ATGGTCATGGGTGTTGCATTATACCCTTTCTCAGCCCTGGTTGGCCTGCTGCCCTGGTTGCTTCTGGCTATACTCGCCCCTTGGAATGTCCTCCTTGCTGAAGAGCTAAAGCCAACTACATGGCCACTATTTCCCCAAAAGCCTGTGCTCCTTGCATGGAATGCACCAACAGAGGATTGTGGCCCACGGCATGGTGTTCATTTCCCATTGGAACAGTTCCAGATTGTCGCCTCACCTAATGAGGGGTTTGTTCGGCAGAATCTCACAATCTTTTATAAAGACCGTCTGGGGTTATATCCTTATTATAATCTAGATGGCACTCCAGTGAATGGAGGCCTACCACAGGCTGCCAGCCTCACAGAGCATCATGAAAAGATGCCTGAAGGTGTGCAAAAATACATACGTGAGACAAGCGCCAAAGGACTtgctgtcattgactgggagGAATGGCGTCCTCTGTGGATTCGTAATTGGGATGTGAAGGACGTGTACAGAAACAGATCTCGTCAACTGGTTGCACAGAAAAACCCAGACTGGCTCCCTGAGCAGGTGGGCAGAGTGGGTCAGCAAGAGTTTGAGCTGTCAGCCCGTAGGTTTATGCTGGAGACCCTGCGACTAGCCAAAAGCCTACGGCCCAACCAGCTGTGGGGGTTCTACCTCTTCCCAGACTGCTACAACCATGATTACAGGAGTGGTCTACTGAACTACACTGGTCGCTGTCCTGACGTGGAGATGGGCCGCAATGACCAACTTACCTGGCTGTGGACTGAAAGCACAGCCCTTTTCCCGTCTGTATACCTGAGTACTATGCTGCGCTCCACCACTTTTGGACGTCAGTTTGTCCGCAATAGGGTGAAAGAGGGGATGCGTCTAGCGTCTGTGGGGGATGGATTGGCACGTCCTGTCTTTGTCTACACCCGGCCCACATATTCCAATGAGCCGACACGACTAACTGAG ACAGACCTGGTGTCCACTATTGGCGAGAGTGTTGCACTAGGAGCAGCTGGGGTGATCTTCTGGGGAGACTCCACCTATACCAGAAGTAAG GCCAGCTGCTCGAGCCTCAATGAGTACTTGGGGGGGCCGCTGGGTCGGTACCTACTCAATGTTTCCACAGCAGCAGGACTATGTAGTCAGAAGCTGTGTGGTTACCATGGCCGCTGTCTACGCAAACACTCAGAAAGCGATGTGTACCTGCACCTTAACCCCTTATCCCACACCATCAGCAGCCAGGGCAGCAGCCTGAGAGTCACAGGCCAACTTGGGCCAGAGGAGCTGGGACTTTACCGTACCCACTTTCAGTGTCAGTGCTACAGCGGGTACAGGGGCAAAGGCTGTGCTCAGAAAGAGCAGGGCCAGAATGGAGCTTCACCCATCCTAACTGTCTGGTCCCTAACTCTAATAATACCATTGGGACTCCTCACCCTGCTACACTGA
- the tusc2b gene encoding tumor suppressor 2, mitochondrial calcium regulator b — MGGSGSKNKGYWPFAGSGSVDDPTKEGNEQSLAKLRSFRNATPFVFTRRSSLYFDEDGDLAHEFYEETVVTKNGRKRAKFKRIQKNLIPQGTIKLENPCIHVDFPVVLCEV, encoded by the exons ATGGGAGGTAGTGGCTCCAAAAACAAAGGTTATTGGCCTTTTGCTGGCTCAGGAAGTGTTGATGATCCAACCAAAGAAGGAAATGAGCAGTCATTGGCAAAACTTCGAAGTTTCCGAAATGCGACTCCGTTCGTGTTTACTAGACGAAG CTCTCTATACTTTGATGAAGATGGTGACTTGGCCCATGAGTTCTACGAAGAGACAGTTGTGACAAAGAATGGACGTAAAAGGGCTAAGTTTAAGAGGATTCAGAAAAACCTTATACCTCAG GGAACCATAAAGCTGGAGAACCCCTGCATCCATGTGGATTTTCCAGTTGTTCTCTGTGAGGTTTGA
- the rpn1 gene encoding dolichyl-diphosphooligosaccharide--protein glycosyltransferase subunit 1, with the protein MAQKNRLLGCICLLVITVLGQRVAANGLVNDEVKRTVDLSTHLAKITAEILLSNQGDSAVHNFILAVEPDLVSHLAYIGASVKGDEEEDGILELKQTTLQGQSGEFYKVQLPSSLASGAKLRVKVETVFSHVLKPFPNHITQAERQLVVFQGNHYLYSPYPTRGQTTRVRLASKTVESYTKLGNPSKNDEVIEYGPFRDIGPFSEDAMKVHYENNSPFLTISSITRTIEVSHWGNIAVEETIDLRHTGASLKGPFSRYDYQRQSDSGISSVKSFKTILPASAQDVYYRDEIGNISTSHLQILEDSVEVEVRPRFPLFGGWKTHYIIGYNLPSYEYLYTLGDQYALKMRLVDHVYDDQVIDSLTVKLILPEGARNIHVDTPYPIDRIPDQLHYTYLDTFGRPVLVASKNNLVEQHIQDVVVHYNFNKILMLQEPLLVVGAFYILFFTVIIYVRLDFAITKDPAAEVRMKVASITEQVLTLVNKRLGLYRHMDEVVNRYKQSRDTGALNSGRKTLEADHRTLTNDISSLQARLKAEGSDLADKVGEVQKLDGQVKELVCRSCQEAERLVAGKVKKEAYIENEKGLASKRQELITRIDSLLDAL; encoded by the exons ATGGCTCAAAAGAACCGTCTTCTAGGCTGTATATGTCTTCTGGTTATAACTGTTCTAGGCCAACGAGTGGCAGCCAACGGGTTAGTCAACGATGAGGTGAAACGTACGGTGGATCTTAGCACTCATCTTGCTAAGATAACAGCGGAGATTCTTCTTTCAAACCAGGGTGACTCTGCTGTACACAACTTTATTTTAGCAGTAGAGCCAGATCTAGTTTCACATCTTGCGTACATCGGAGCTTCA GTGAAAGGtgacgaagaggaggatggcATTCTGGAACTCAAACAGACAACACTGCAGGGTCAAAG TGGGGAGTTCTACAAGGTGCAGTTGCCCTCCAGTCTGGCAAGTGGAGCTAAACTCCGGGTGAAGGTGGAGACTGTCTTCAGCCATGTTCTGAAGCCCTTCCCCAATCACATCACCCAGGCTGAGAGGCAGCTGGTAGTGTTCCAGGGTAACCACTACCTCTACTCTCCCTACCCAACCCGTGGCCAGACAACCCGTGTCCGTCTTGCCTCCAAGACTGTTGAGAGCTACACAAAGCTGGGTAACCCAAGCAAGAACGATGAGGTCATCGAGTATGGACCATTCCGTGACATTGGACCCTTCAGTGAG GATGCCATGAAGGTCCATTACGAGAACAACAGCCCCTTCCTTACCATAAGTAGCATCACTCGTACCATTGAGGTCTCTCACTGGGGCAACATCGCAGTGGAAGAGACCATTGACTTGAGACACACAGGGGCATCTCTGAAAGGGCCTTTCTCACGGTATGACTACCAGCGGCAGTCGGACAGTGGCATCTCATCTGTCAAGTCCTTCAAG ACCATCCTTCCTGCCTCTGCTCAGGATGTGTACTACCGGGATGAGATTGGCAACAtctccacctcccacctccAGATTCTTGAAGACTCTGTAGAGGTTGAGGTCAGACCCCGCTTTCCTTTGTTCGGTGGCTGGAAGACTCACTACATCATCGGCTACAATCTGCCCAGCTATGAGTACCTCTACACTCTAG GTGATCAGTATGCTCTGAAAATGAGGCTTGTAGACCATGTATATGATGACCAGGTCATTGACTCCCTCACTGTGAAGCTCATACTCCCAGAAGGTGCCAG GAACATCCACGTGGACACCCCTTACCCCATTGACCGTATTCCTGACCAGCTGCACTACACCTACCTGGACACATTCGGCCGTCCAGTCCTGGTAGCCTCCAAGAACAACTTGGTGGAACAGCATATCCAGGATGTAGTG GTCCATTATAACTTCAATAAGATCCTGATGCTGCAGGAGCCCCTGTTGGTGGTGGGGGCCTTCTACATTCTGTTCTTCACTGTCATCATCTATGTACGCCTGGACTTTGCTATCACAAAG GACCCTGCTGCTGAGGTGCGCATGAAGGTGGCCTCCATCACAGAGCAGGTTCTTACTCTAGTGAACAAGCGCCTGGGGCTGTACCGCCACATGGACGAAGTCGTCAACCGCTATAAGCAGTCCAGGGACACGGGGGCCCTGAACAGCGGCCGCAAGACCCTGGAGGCAGACCACCGCACACTCACCAACGACATCAGCTCTTTGCAAGCCCGTCTGAAAGCAGAGGGCTCTGACCTTGCCGACAAG GTTGGCGAGGTGCAGAAGCTGGATGGCCAGGTGAAGGAGCTGGTGTGTCGCTCCTGCCAGGAGGCTGAGCGCCTGGTGGCAGGGAAGGTGAAGAAGGAAGCTTACATCGAGAATGAAAAGGGCCTAGCCAGCAAGAGACAGGAGCTGATCACTCGCATTGACAGCCTCTTGGATGCTCTCTGA